The following are from one region of the Dreissena polymorpha isolate Duluth1 chromosome 2, UMN_Dpol_1.0, whole genome shotgun sequence genome:
- the LOC127869211 gene encoding uncharacterized protein LOC127869211 — MRQKQKQPIRLMKCKAYSREMMMSAYKAVKDDHLPVDRAAIMYGVPKQTLRDRVLNKVKISSRWGKDSLFTHEEEELLVSHLEGLAQVGYGINRSQLNILAGDLAVKLGRRLTDSKLSNNWYYAFLRRWTHRLKVIKPRGLSSTRAAAVTQENIDSYFRDLDAILTKYSLKCKPHLIYNLDETGIQPEHRPSKVITGVSSSKTQAVTSPNTGTTTIVACVNAAGTALPPYYVFKGKRTNDDLLKNAAVGANYAMSDSGWVNGEVLMKYLEEHFLKFVQRGSGDISQPILLIYDGHASHVSIDIVNWAREHNVILFVLPPHSSHALQPLDITCFGPFKSIFHNECHLYMAKQRGRVITKYDIADLSGKAYLKSMTPATIQSGFRKAGISPFDPTKVPAEMIVPSKSFPKIIPELPIRTMKELLDEKLMETAPKAKLEKPKANKNKTQDKKKKPKMGGKAITEDCTYFQLLEYQQQREENNTKEKTNRSKQNLHKSPQPSTSKGNIVDSDIESEIEDEDPANNCCICKKFSPPGLDQCDELVIVKWAQCTACGHWCHLRFCSQIRVVRRLSDFFCPHCAEREC; from the exons atgcgtcaaaaacag aaacaaCCTATCAGACTGATGAAATGCAAGGCATATTCTAGGGAAATGATGATGAGTGCATACAAGGCAGTGAAAGATGACCATTTGCCAGTTGATAGAGCAGCAATCATGTATGGTGTGCCAAAACAAACACTGAGGGACAGAGTGTTGAACAAAGTCAAGATCAGCTCAAGGTGGGGAAAAGATTCATTATTCACCCATGAAGAAGAAGAATTGCTTGTTAGCCATCTGGAAGGGTTGGCCCAGGTTGGGTATGGCATTAATCGCTCTCAGTTGAACATTCTTGCAGGTGATTTGGCTGTGAAACTGGGTAGACGTTTAACTGACTCCAAACTAAGCAACAACTGGTATTATGCCTTCTTGAGACGATGGACACACAGGCTGAAAGTCATTAAACCAAGGGGTCTTTCATCAACAAGAGCAGCCGCTGTCACACAGGAGAATATTGACAGCTACTTCAGGGATTTGGATGCTATTCTTACCAAGTACTCCCTGAAGTGTAAGCCACATCTAATTTATAATCTGGATGAGACTGGCATTCAGCCAGAGCATCGACCATCAAAGGTTATCACAGGAGTTTCGTCAAGCAAAACTCAAGCTGTCACCTCTCCGAATACAGGCACCACAACCATTGTAGCGTGCGTAAATGCGGCCGGAACAGCTCTACCCCCTTACTATGTGTTCAAGGGAAAACGGACAAACGATGACCTATTGAAAAATGCAGCAGTTGGTGCCAACTACGCCATGTCGGATTCTGGATGGGTAAACGGGGAGGTATTGATGAAGTACCTTGAAGAACACTTTCTGAAATTTGTTCAACGAGGATCAGGTGACATTTCCCAACCTATACTGCTCATATATGATGGCCATGCTTCACATGTCTCCATTGACATAGTCAACTGGGCAAGAGAGCACAATGTCATACTGTTTGTGCTACCCCCACACAGTTCTCATGCCCTCCAACCATTGGACATTACATGTTTTGGGCCGTTCAAGTCTATTTTCCACAATGAATGCCATCTATACATGGCTAAGCAGAGGGGAAGAGTCATAACAAAATATGACATAGCTGACTTGTCCGGGAAGGCTTACTTAAAATCCATGACACCAGCAACAATCCAGTCTGGATTCCGGAAAGCTGGCATATCGCCATTTGATCCGACAAAAGTACCAGCAGAAATGATAGTGCCGTCTAAATCATTCCCCAAAATCATTCCAGAATTGCCAATTAGGACCATGAAAGAGCTCCTAGATGAAAAGTTAATGGAAACAGCTCCAAAAGCCAAACTTGAAAAACCAAAAGCTAATAAAAATAAGACACAGGACAAAAAGAAGAAACCAAAAATGGGTGGAAAGGCCATTACAGAAGACTGTACATACTTTCAGCTGCTAGAATACCAACAACAGAGAGAAGAAAATAacacaaaagaaaaaacaaatagaTCAAAACAAAATTTGCACAAATCACCCCAACCAAGCACAAGCAAAGGAAATATCGTGGACTCTGACATTGAAAGCGAAATTGAAGACGAAGATCCAGCTAACAACTGTTGTATATGCAAGAAGTTTTCACCGCCAGGATTGGATCAGTGTGATGAACTTGTGATCGTCAAATGGGCCCAGTGCACAGCGTGTGGTCATTGGTGCCATCTGCGATTTTGTTCACAGATCAGAGTAGTGCGCCGGCTATCTGATTTCTTCTGTCCGCATTGTGCTGAAAGAGAGTGTTAA